The Sabethes cyaneus chromosome 1, idSabCyanKW18_F2, whole genome shotgun sequence DNA segment CGACAAAAAATTGTTTACCAAAAATGCAATTGAGTTGGCTTCCTATTTACTAATCAATGTGCTTCCGATTATCAAGAATCGGGTTGGGCTTCGACACACTTTCTACGCCGGAGGCGCGTGACAATAAAATCAAATTACCTTCTGATAACGATAGCCAATTCATCCACTGATAATGGTGCACAGATTGTTCCGATCCGCTTGTATAAATATTCTACCGTTGAATGGTGGATTTATCAGTTTTAGCAAACCACTTCAATCGAACAAGTCAATTAGTTATCCTTAAAGATaccaaaacatttaaaataaaatggcGAAATTCATCACTTTTGGAGTTGCCTTACTGGCAGTGGTTGCCACCGTTCTAGCCCAAGAGGTCGAGCAACCGGCTGGCATCGGAGCTAGGATTGAGATTGTGAAAGACATCACCGCCTTTAAGGCGGCCCACCCAGAACTGGAACTGGTTCCGATGGAAGTTTCTCGAAGCCCACGGCAGCAGATTATCTACACTGTCGGTGGACGAGTTTCCGGTAAGTTTGCGCCTCCTGATAGTTCATAAACTGATGTTAATTTTGTAATTTGCCTTTCACTGTAGGTGACCGCCTGGTTGGAACCAGTCAGGACAGCCAATCCTGGAGTACGCCGCAGGATGTCACTCTAACGCTAAGCTATCCGCAGTCCGGAACTGGCGCAGTCGTCAGCTACGTTCAGGTTGTGGTGAGTCAAAGTTCTAGCTTGGGCGATGGATTTGTCGTTGCCGGAGGAATCGGTCAGCGGTACATTCAACTGGTTATTGTGGCATACAATACGACCTTTTTTAACTATATTGCACAAATCTATGGCAAGTGAATAGAAAGCTCAATTTGATTAATTTTAAATGTATTTAATAAATTGCTAttaggaaaaaataaataaacaattgaTGTGAACAATTTCGAAGTACAATTTCACACCcatttt contains these protein-coding regions:
- the LOC128732314 gene encoding uncharacterized protein LOC128732314, whose amino-acid sequence is MAKFITFGVALLAVVATVLAQEVEQPAGIGARIEIVKDITAFKAAHPELELVPMEVSRSPRQQIIYTVGGRVSGDRLVGTSQDSQSWSTPQDVTLTLSYPQSGTGAVVSYVQVVVSQSSSLGDGFVVAGGIGQRYIQLVIVAYNTTFFNYIAQIYGK